Sequence from the Paenibacillus riograndensis SBR5 genome:
ACACCTCGCGCCTGCCCATTGTGTTCGGTTTTTCGCATACATTTGGCCCGCCCACCTCCGCACTGCCCATCTCACCAAAAAAAGGCTGCTCCCAGCGCGTCTTACCGCACATGGGGAGCAGCCATATTCACTCATCAGAAACAGCCTTGTTCACACTTTGGCAACAGCCCTTATGCTGAAGGCCTGCTTCAGCTTACTCGGCCGCAACGGGTTCCAGCACCGGCTGGAGATCCGGTTGAAGGTCTGGTTGGACCACACTGTCCGGTTGGATCACACTGTCCGTGAGATCCTGGGCATCAGTGGTTTCCATCAGGGCTGACGAGCCGCCCAGGTATTGCTTCAGCCATTTCAGGGCAGGGCGCTCTGTGCCGTTGGAATTCACCAGATGGGTGCCCGCTGCCCAGGTCTGATTCTGGATGTAGCCCCAGAGGGTGACCCCTTTGACCGAAGGATGGTTCCAGAGCACAGGGAATTTCGCTTGGTATCTGGCAAGCTGGGTATTGTCATCTCCGGTAATATCCAGCTCGGAGACATAGATAGGCAGGCCTGTAGCAGCAAGCTTATTCAGCACGGTATTCATGGTAGAGACGCTGACGTTATCCATATTAAAGTAGTGGCACTGAATGCCGATCCCGTCAATCAGTCCTCTGGACTTCAGGTGATTAATAATGGTTACATACTTATCGGCCGCGCTGGGGTCACCGATAATGCCATATTCATTGATGAGCAGCTTGGAATTCGGGAACGCCGCCCGGGCTTGCTGGAAGGACCAGATGACCCAATCCCAGCCGGTGCTTCCGTCACCGCCGATGGCATTGCGGTACGAAGGCTTGGCATGCAGCGGTTCATTGACGACATCCACGAAGGCTGACTTTGCCGAATAACGCTGGCCTGCCTGAGTAATGAATGAGCTGATCTCCGCCTTCTGCTCCGCTGCCGACAAGCCCGCGACCCAGTTAGGCTCCTGGCTTCCCCAGACCAGGGTATGGAACTTGAACGGGATGTTCTTGCTAATCGCATAGTTATAGATCATGTCCGCATTGCCCCAGTTCATCTGGTTGCGGTTGCCTTCAATCGCTCCCCATTTGGTGCCGTTCTCAGGGGTGACCTGATTCCAATAGGTGGTGAAGTTGCCGGGAGCACTGCCTGCAATGATATTCCCCAGGAACTTCGATCCATTGGTAATCGCTGCGCTGGCATTGCCTGCCATCACAGAGGTGAGCAGGACACTCGCTAAGGCGAGCCCGCCCACAACCTTTTTAATTGTGTTCTTCAACGAAATACATCTCCTTCTTCTTATTAGACTTGAGCGCGCCTACTCCAGACGCAGATAATCAAAATCAGCATAGCCGCCCGCCGACTTCGTCGCATAATTGAACAGTGCAAACCGGTAGCCCATAAAGTGAGGCAGCGTATAGGACATCTGCAGCGTATTGCCCAATGATGTCCAGTTGTTGCCGTCCAGACTATAGGAGAAGTACGCCTTATCGGTCTGGTTGGTGAAGTCACAGACCACCTTCAGGTAGACTCTGTTCTGGCTGAGCAGCACATTGGCCACCTCGGTCGTGGACCCGGAGCTGGCATTGACCATCACAATGGACTTGGAATTGCCGGACATCTTCACGCCGACGAAGCCGTATTTAGCCTGAAAAGCAGCCAGTCCGGCAACATCCCCGTCCTTCATCCCGCCCGTCTCCAGGGCCGTCACGCCTGTGCTCTTAGGTCCGAACGTCCGCTGGGTCAGCGTGTTCCGGGCATCCAGCAGGCTTGTGCTTACCTTGCCGGTGGTCAGCCGCATGAAGCCTTGGCGCTGGGTCAGGGACCACTTCGAGTTATCGGGATTGTGGTTCCACTGCCAGACCTTGGCTAATCCGGTTCCACCCGAGGGCGCAGTGAATTCGTCAGACGCGTACACCTTCTTCACCGGATACCCTTCAACAGGCAGGTTCAGCGTCCGCGGCGCCTTGCCCCCGCTTCCGAAGACCGGCCAGTTGCCGGACCAGGTTACGGGACCAGATACGACATCCGTCCGACCGCCCCGCTATCCCTGAAGAGCATCGCATACCAGGAGCCCGATGGCGTGTCCACGATGCCGCCCTGGGCAATGCCCGAGTCGTTAAGCGACACCTGCCCCGAATAGCCTCCGGTTAAGCTGGTGGATCGGTAGGTCAATTGGGTGCGTCCGCTTCCCGAAGGCCAGCAGATCAGGAACACATAATAATAGCCGTTGATCTTCTGAATATGCGCGCCTTCGGCCTTCACGATGAAGCTCGAACCGGCAATATTGCTGGAATTCGGGATGATGACCTGGCTGATCCCGCCGGACTTGATGGCCTTGGCATCTGCCGTCAGCTCAATCAGGCTGATATTATCGGCCCCGTACACCAGGAAGACCCGGCCATTGTCGAACAGCAGCGACGCATCGTGATAGTAGCTGCCCAGGACCGATGAGGTCCAGGGGCCATTTTCAATATTCGTGGTCTGATAGATATAGGTCCGGCCGGTTGAATTGGACCCGAAGGACACATAGTAGATCCCGTTATGGTATCTGAGGCTGCTGGCCCAGGAGCCCCGGCCGTACTCGTTCTGCCCGTTATTCAGGTTCTGGGCATCCCCGTTCGCATAGGTATCGTAGACGTAGTTCACGATCTCCCAGTTCACCAGATCATAGGACTTCATGACGGGGACTCCGGGGGTCATATGCATGGTGGTGCTGGTCATGTAATACACATTGCCTACCCTGATGACGTCATTGTCCGGGGCATCGGCATAAATGAACGGATTGGTAAAGGTCGCCGCCGCAGCCGTAGAAGGATTGAACAGGATACCGAGCATGAGCGATATTGCCAGCAGGTACAGCCCTGTTTTTTTTAAAATATAAGAATTTATATGTTTCACACGATAACTAATCCTTCTATTTCTCGCTGAAACGGTACCGTCCTTTAAAAGGACGGCAAAGCCGTTTCCACTTGCCATCACGCTCCCCCTCCCGTCTGCTTGCCTCGTCACTGGCTCCATTCAATATAATCCACATAAGCATCCCAGCTTCCATTATCCGTGGTAACCACCAGCTTGACCTCCTGATTGCCGGTGGCATGCGCCACATTCGTCAACGTCTGAACAGAAGGGGTTGTGCCGCTGAAATAGAAGGAGCCAACGTTCACTCCGCCGATCAGCAGATCCACTCTGGCCGTCGCGGAATTGTTAGAAGCTCCCCGGACCGAGAAGTTATGCGTGCCGAAGGCATAATATTGATTGAACGCAGCAGCGTCATCATTCCCGTACAGCGCCACTCCGCTAAAAGGGGACGTGATCTTGCCCGCATAGGTCCCGCTGAGCGTCATGTCCTCCGCTTCCACCTTGCTCACCGGAGGAGGCGTCGTGCCGCCATCGCCGCCCGTAGAGAACTGCCAATAATCGAAGTTGAACAGATTGCCGGAGCCTGATCCGGTGAAGACCAGATAGAGTCTGTGCACCCCTGTCGCATTGCTGACCGTAGTCTGTACCTCCTGCCAGGACTGTGCTCCTCCTGTATTAGGAACATTCAGCGTGCCGACCAGCGGGCCGGTTGCGCTGTCGAGCCGGATTTCGATTTTACCGCCGCCTGTGGCTGAAGCCACATTCGCCTTAAAGCTGGAAGCGCCAGAGCCGAAATCGGCATTGCCCACGGCAACCCAGTCTCCATTGTTAATATTGGTCACATTCATATTGTTGACAGGACCGCCCGCAGCCTGCGTACGTTCCGTTGTAATGCCTGCATTCCAGCCGATCGTCTCGGCTTCCACCCGGGTGTACGGATTGAGATTGGCAATCTGGGCAATGCCCGCCATGTCTCCCTGAACCTCCTGGATGGTTCCGTTCGCATTATGGACCAGCTTGTTGATATGCGGAGAACGGTAGCCTTTGCCATCACCAAGAACAGCCTTCGCCACAGTCTGGGCGTGATAGACTACGTACCATTGGTTATTGAAGTTAAATACCGCATGGTGGTTGTTGCCGCCTACCCCGAAGAAGGTGTAAGGATTCTTCAGGAAATGTCCGGTGTACGTATATGGCCCCATCGGACTGTTGCTGACCATATACCCGATTTCACCTGCCGGATAGGCAGCCGGATGCGTGCCGGAGAAGTTGAAGCAATACGAGTAATAATATTTGCCGCCGTACTTGTGGATGCCCGAATCCTCAAACATATAGGGAGCATCAATAGTGGAGGCGCTCCCAACAATGCTGGTCATATCCGCACCGAGTCTCAGCACGCGGGCTGTCTTGGGACTCGCAATGGATGCCGGGTCCGAAGTGTTGGGGATGCCCCCGCCCGCATACAAGTAGCCGCTGCCGTCATCATCGACCAGCACCGCCGGGTCAAACAGCCAGGTCACCCCGGACATTCCCGGTGTACTGCCTGTCACCAGCGCTTTGCCCAGCGGATCGGACCACGGGCCAATCGGAGAGTTGGCTGTCAGTACACCGATGCCTGACGCCCCGTTGGCGAAGTACAGGAAGAATTTATCCTGGCCGTTGATTTTTTTGACGGCTGCTGAAGGCGCCCAGGAGAGCGAGGCCCATTTGGCAATGCCCGCAGAACCGTTGACATTATTGGCTCCGGCTACCGGGATGGCGCCATGGTCTGTCCAGTTCACCATATCTGCCGAAGAGATGACATTGATTTTGTTCAGTGCGCTGAAATCATTGTCCTTCACGGTTCCGTTACTGTTATAGACATAGGCATCACTCGACATATAGATATAGACTCTTCCGTTATACGTTAATGCGAAGGGATCGGCACCCAGCTTGTGGTCCATCAGCGGATTGGAATTTCCCGGCTGCTTGGCTGTGGCATTCCCTGCCGCCTGAGCAGACAGCATAGGCAGACAGCCCAGCAGCAGAACAAAGGTCATCGCAAGCACCGAGAGCTTTTTGAACATCGGCATTCTCCTCCATTACTAATTTTGTGTAAACCCTTTCAATCGGATGCGCTACTAATGCCGGAAGCTCACAATCCTCCCCTCCTATAGAATTACTTGAATGAATCTACTAATATTTGTTATTCGAGATCATCTTAATATACTTCTGCCTAATGAACAATGTAGATTTTTGTTTGAAAAGTTGAAATTTTTTGGTGTTTTTGTCTTAATATTTGCGGTTGTTGATCTCTATTGCAGCCAGCTCCCGGGTGTATATATCCTCCGGTGTCACCATCCGCTTCGGCAGGGTCCGGCCGGCCATAACCTCCTTAACGGCCTGCATCAGCAGCGGCCCGAGCAGCGGATTACATTCGACCACAGCGTTGATGCTTCCCGCCACCATCTGCTCGAACGCCCGCCGCGTCCCGTCCACTGACACAATAATAATATCCTCCCCCGGCACAAGCCCGGCTTCCTTGATAGCCTCCACCGCGCCAATTGCCATATCGTCATTATGGGAATAGAGCACCTGCGGCCACTGCTCCTTAGGCTGCTGCAGGAAGATCTTCATCACCTCATGACCGCCGCTGCGCGTGAAATCCGCCGTAGCACTTAGGGTAATCCGCAGGTTCGGCTGACCGGCAAGCATCTTGCGGAACCCGCGCCCGCGGTCGATGGACGGCGTTGAGCCAACGGTTCCCTGCAATTCTGCAATGCGGATCACTTCGCTGTGATGCCGCATCTTGTCCCTCACATACTTGGCCGCCTTCACCCCTTCTTCATAGAAGTCAGAGCCGATGAACGTGACATAGAGCGAGCTGTCCGGTACATTCACTGAACGGTCCAGGATAATCACCGGAATTCCGGCCTGCTTAATCTCCAGCAGAATCGGCTCCCAGCCGGTCTGTACCACAGGCGCAATAGCAATAACATCGACCCCGCTGCGGATAAAAGAACGGATCGCCTCGAACTGCTTCTGCTGATCCTGCTCGGCGTTCTTCAGCAGCAGCGTAATCCCCGCCTCCCCGGCGGCTTCGCGGATCGATGCGGTGTTCGCTTCCCGCCAGGTGCTCTCCGACCCGAGCTGGGAGAAGCCCAGCACGACCGGCTTGTCTGCGGCCATCTCTGCTGCGGAGGGCAGCAGTGTAAGCGCCGCAGGAGAAGGCTCGGGCATGGGCAGCGCCTGCGGCCCGCCGTTATTCCCGCCACCCGTGCAGCCTCCCAGCACCATCGGTGTTAGGACGAAGAACAGCAGCACCAGGCACCCTTTTACTGTTCGCAAGCAGATTCCCCCTTCCGTATGATAGCGATTACAATTATATAGCAAAAAAATGGAGAGACAAGTATAATTTGTCTCTCCATCCGCAGTGCTTATTCTTTTAAGGTCAGCCGCCTGGAGCTTAGCACCCGCTGCAGCAGGATGAAGATGAACAGCAGCAGGCCGATGACGATCTTGGTCCACCAGGAGCTGAGCGTGCCCTCGAAGCT
This genomic interval carries:
- a CDS encoding endo-1,4-beta-xylanase gives rise to the protein MKNTIKKVVGGLALASVLLTSVMAGNASAAITNGSKFLGNIIAGSAPGNFTTYWNQVTPENGTKWGAIEGNRNQMNWGNADMIYNYAISKNIPFKFHTLVWGSQEPNWVAGLSAAEQKAEISSFITQAGQRYSAKSAFVDVVNEPLHAKPSYRNAIGGDGSTGWDWVIWSFQQARAAFPNSKLLINEYGIIGDPSAADKYVTIINHLKSRGLIDGIGIQCHYFNMDNVSVSTMNTVLNKLAATGLPIYVSELDITGDDNTQLARYQAKFPVLWNHPSVKGVTLWGYIQNQTWAAGTHLVNSNGTERPALKWLKQYLGGSSALMETTDAQDLTDSVIQPDSVVQPDLQPDLQPVLEPVAAE
- a CDS encoding beta-xylosidase family glycoside hydrolase, whose translation is MKKVYASDEFTAPSGGTGLAKVWQWNHNPDNSKWSLTQRQGFMRLTTGKVSTSLLDARNTLTQRTFGPKSTGVTALETGGMKDGDVAGLAAFQAKYGFVGVKMSGNSKSIVMVNASSGSTTEVANVLLSQNRVYLKVVCDFTNQTDKAYFSYSLDGNNWTSLGNTLQMSYTLPHFMGYRFALFNYATKSAGGYADFDYLRLE
- a CDS encoding glycoside hydrolase 43 family protein, whose product is MKHINSYILKKTGLYLLAISLMLGILFNPSTAAAATFTNPFIYADAPDNDVIRVGNVYYMTSTTMHMTPGVPVMKSYDLVNWEIVNYVYDTYANGDAQNLNNGQNEYGRGSWASSLRYHNGIYYVSFGSNSTGRTYIYQTTNIENGPWTSSVLGSYYHDASLLFDNGRVFLVYGADNISLIELTADAKAIKSGGISQVIIPNSSNIAGSSFIVKAEGAHIQKINGYYYVFLICWPSGSGRTQLTYRSTSLTGGYSGQVSLNDSGIAQGGIVDTPSGSWYAMLFRDSGAVGRMSYLVP
- a CDS encoding carbohydrate-binding protein, translated to MFKKLSVLAMTFVLLLGCLPMLSAQAAGNATAKQPGNSNPLMDHKLGADPFALTYNGRVYIYMSSDAYVYNSNGTVKDNDFSALNKINVISSADMVNWTDHGAIPVAGANNVNGSAGIAKWASLSWAPSAAVKKINGQDKFFLYFANGASGIGVLTANSPIGPWSDPLGKALVTGSTPGMSGVTWLFDPAVLVDDDGSGYLYAGGGIPNTSDPASIASPKTARVLRLGADMTSIVGSASTIDAPYMFEDSGIHKYGGKYYYSYCFNFSGTHPAAYPAGEIGYMVSNSPMGPYTYTGHFLKNPYTFFGVGGNNHHAVFNFNNQWYVVYHAQTVAKAVLGDGKGYRSPHINKLVHNANGTIQEVQGDMAGIAQIANLNPYTRVEAETIGWNAGITTERTQAAGGPVNNMNVTNINNGDWVAVGNADFGSGASSFKANVASATGGGKIEIRLDSATGPLVGTLNVPNTGGAQSWQEVQTTVSNATGVHRLYLVFTGSGSGNLFNFDYWQFSTGGDGGTTPPPVSKVEAEDMTLSGTYAGKITSPFSGVALYGNDDAAAFNQYYAFGTHNFSVRGASNNSATARVDLLIGGVNVGSFYFSGTTPSVQTLTNVAHATGNQEVKLVVTTDNGSWDAYVDYIEWSQ
- a CDS encoding ABC transporter substrate-binding protein — protein: MRTVKGCLVLLFFVLTPMVLGGCTGGGNNGGPQALPMPEPSPAALTLLPSAAEMAADKPVVLGFSQLGSESTWREANTASIREAAGEAGITLLLKNAEQDQQKQFEAIRSFIRSGVDVIAIAPVVQTGWEPILLEIKQAGIPVIILDRSVNVPDSSLYVTFIGSDFYEEGVKAAKYVRDKMRHHSEVIRIAELQGTVGSTPSIDRGRGFRKMLAGQPNLRITLSATADFTRSGGHEVMKIFLQQPKEQWPQVLYSHNDDMAIGAVEAIKEAGLVPGEDIIIVSVDGTRRAFEQMVAGSINAVVECNPLLGPLLMQAVKEVMAGRTLPKRMVTPEDIYTRELAAIEINNRKY